ATATCCTTTTCACTATTGATCTTTGATAAAAGCTCATGTACAAAAAGCCCGATTCTTACCTTTTCATTTCTTACCTGATAGTTTTTAGATGGAGTAGCAATCTTGATAGAAGTACTTTTTTCATTAACATTCTTAAGATCCTGAATATTCTGTGTTTTAAAAGATGAACTTTTATCTTTCGAGTATTTTTTCAGCATTTCAGGATTCACTTCATACACATCAAACTCATCAGCCTGTTCCGGATTTTTTGTTTGAAGGAATTCAAGAAGCTCAAGATTATTTGAAGTCTTATTGGCTTTCTGAAGATAGAAAAACAGCTGTTCAACAGGTCTTGTTGTAGCCACATATTGCAGGCAAAGCCTGTCAATCATATTTTTATAAGAGTTTTTGGTGTTGAAAAACAAAATTTCCTCGTCATAAACTTCCAGGTTCTTATTAAACTGATTGATATTGACGGATTTTAAAGCTTCATTCTCATTCGTATCAAACCAGTTGGTAAATTCGCTGTCCCGGTTTTTATTAATCATAGGAATAAAAACAATAGGGAATTCCAGCCCTTTAGATTTATGGATGGTCATGATCTGGATTGCATCAATATTTTCTGAAGCCTGAATGGTGTAGGAAGAAGCTTCTTCATCCCAATATTTTAAAAATTCTTTCGTACTGGCACCCGCATTCTGGGTAAAGTTGAAAAGCATTTCCAGAAAGTTCAGTAAAAAATCAGTTTCCTTGTTTTTAACAGAAAATTCGTTGATGTAATATTCTATGAAATTATACAGATTAAACCTCGGAAAATTATCCTGCTTAAGCTGCAGTGAATATTTCTCCTGAATAAACTGAAGTATCTCTTCATGGCCTTCAATATCCAGAATTTCTTTCATGTTTAAAGTGAAATCCGGCATTTGAATTTTCCCCAAGGTATTCAGATGATACATCATCATGATCAGACAATGTTTATTTTTAGGATTAAGTTCCCATCGCAGAAATTCAATGACAGCTTTTAACGTATTGGAAAGTTCCAGTGTAAGACCTTTATCGGAAATCGTTTTAATATTTGTTTCCTCACCGTGATATTTAACTTTTAAATTTCCCAGTTTTTGAGAGTAACTGAAAATATCAAAATTTCCACGACAAAGGATAGTGATATCAGAAAACTTAAAACCATTATCCAGGCATTCCTGGATGTCTTTCCGCATTCTTTCTGAAGTATCATTGTAAAACTCCTCATTGGTAAGATTGTCAATCAGGTTCACCTTTACCCGTCCGTCAATCTTTGATTTTGGGCTTTGCTCAGCATCTTCCCCAAAAATATTTTTATGCTCTTCCAAAAGCCCTTCAGAATGGAAACGATACAGCTCATTGTTGAACTGTACAATATTTTTTGCACTTCTCCAGTTGTCCTTTAATACCAAAAGATCAGCTTCCTTAGGTGAGAATTCCTTTTTGTTGATAATATCCAGCATCAGTTTACTCTCTCCACCACGGAATCTATAAATGCTCTGCTTGGGATCACCTACCAATGTAAATGAAGTATTTTCCGTAGAAACACTATGATCTCTCAGCGGAACAAAATTCTGCCACTGCAGTTCTGATGTATCCTGAAACTCATCAAAGAAATAATGTTGAAATTGTGATCCTACCTTTTCATAGATAAAAGCGGAAGGTTCATTCTTAAGATTTTCATTGATCAGAATATTAAATTTAGAAAGAAGAACAAGATCATTTTCCTCCTCAATTTTTTGAAGCTCATCCTGAATATCCTTATTTACCTTTAAGGGAAGAAGAGCAGACAAAACTTTCTCTTTCTTTTGAGTCTCAATGTACAGAAGAATGAGTTTCATTCTGTTATCAAGAAGTTGGTCAAGAATCTCAAAAATCTCAGACTCTTTATGCTTTGACTTGGATGATGCTCCTTTTCTGTAATTGTTGATGACAGATTCTTCCTGAGTGGTAGGAAAAGGAAAACCTGTTCTTTTCTGTTGGTAAAAATCTATGACCTTCGTAAAGAAACCTCCGATTCCGTTTTTGCCCTGAGCAAAATCCTCAATATCAATATTTCTGGATTTGAATAATTCAATAGAACTGGCCGCAAGTTCTGCAGACTGTTTTTTATTGAGAACAATTTCTTTACGAAGGGTATTCTTTATATTCTCATAATTTGCATCATCAAAACTTTTATTGCTTTTCAGATGTTCATAGTGAATATCCTTTACAAATTCTTTTGCCGAATCATAAAGGTTTTTGTTAAGATTGATTCTTTCATTATTTTCAAGACTATAATCTACATAATCCATGAAAGAATTGGAAATTGTTTCATTTTCCCCGATCTGGTCCAGCATTTTATCAACCGCTTCTATCAAAAAGGGTTCAGCTTCAATTTCAAGATTAAAATTTTTAGCCAATCCCAATTCATAAGAAAAGCTTCTTACCAGCCTTGAATTAAAACGGTCAATGGTTCCTATATTCAATGTGGAATAATTGTGGAGAACATAATCCAGTAGCTTCTTAGAACGGTGATGAAGTTCATCAATTGTAATTTTTAGCCCTTCTTCTTCAAAAGCTTTCTGGATATTTTTCAGATCCGTATTCTCTACATAATCTTTAGAAGAGAAATTTCCTAACCATGATAAAATTCTTTCCTTCATCTCGTTTGCTGCTTTATTGGTAAAAGTCAAAGCGAGAATATTCCTGATCGACTGCTGTTGATTAGGATAGCGGAGACAGATCATCAGAAGCCTTTGTACCAGGGCATATGTTTTCCCGGATCCGGCAGAAGCATTGATGACTGTGTAAGAATTTTGCATTGTAAAAAGAGAATTGAGACTGCAAGTTAGCTAAAATTTAAAAGAAATTTTAACAATTTAATTGGGCTATTTAACAGTTTGTAAAGGCAAAAATCAAAAAGAAATATTAAAACGCGTTAACTGTGGTTAAACTTATGGTATAAATTAAAAATAATTTTAGCTTTGCTTTATAAAAAACAGCCAGTGA
The window above is part of the Chryseobacterium sp. MA9 genome. Proteins encoded here:
- a CDS encoding exodeoxyribonuclease V subunit beta, whose protein sequence is MQNSYTVINASAGSGKTYALVQRLLMICLRYPNQQQSIRNILALTFTNKAANEMKERILSWLGNFSSKDYVENTDLKNIQKAFEEEGLKITIDELHHRSKKLLDYVLHNYSTLNIGTIDRFNSRLVRSFSYELGLAKNFNLEIEAEPFLIEAVDKMLDQIGENETISNSFMDYVDYSLENNERINLNKNLYDSAKEFVKDIHYEHLKSNKSFDDANYENIKNTLRKEIVLNKKQSAELAASSIELFKSRNIDIEDFAQGKNGIGGFFTKVIDFYQQKRTGFPFPTTQEESVINNYRKGASSKSKHKESEIFEILDQLLDNRMKLILLYIETQKKEKVLSALLPLKVNKDIQDELQKIEEENDLVLLSKFNILINENLKNEPSAFIYEKVGSQFQHYFFDEFQDTSELQWQNFVPLRDHSVSTENTSFTLVGDPKQSIYRFRGGESKLMLDIINKKEFSPKEADLLVLKDNWRSAKNIVQFNNELYRFHSEGLLEEHKNIFGEDAEQSPKSKIDGRVKVNLIDNLTNEEFYNDTSERMRKDIQECLDNGFKFSDITILCRGNFDIFSYSQKLGNLKVKYHGEETNIKTISDKGLTLELSNTLKAVIEFLRWELNPKNKHCLIMMMYHLNTLGKIQMPDFTLNMKEILDIEGHEEILQFIQEKYSLQLKQDNFPRFNLYNFIEYYINEFSVKNKETDFLLNFLEMLFNFTQNAGASTKEFLKYWDEEASSYTIQASENIDAIQIMTIHKSKGLEFPIVFIPMINKNRDSEFTNWFDTNENEALKSVNINQFNKNLEVYDEEILFFNTKNSYKNMIDRLCLQYVATTRPVEQLFFYLQKANKTSNNLELLEFLQTKNPEQADEFDVYEVNPEMLKKYSKDKSSSFKTQNIQDLKNVNEKSTSIKIATPSKNYQVRNEKVRIGLFVHELLSKINSEKDISKVLEGYALEGQITLEEKNEIQLTLEEIVKTYAEFFDEKWEVINEKDIMISENGESHIFRPDRILKGEEGYIIVDFKTGEQKAKDEAQVEGYKNILERLGKKVLKTQIIYL